Proteins encoded in a region of the Zea mays cultivar B73 chromosome 2, Zm-B73-REFERENCE-NAM-5.0, whole genome shotgun sequence genome:
- the LOC100276018 gene encoding uncharacterized protein LOC100276018: MSCVNMYNPEQHQAAPPFMAPRMSFSSDFAVEPPPPAAARGGAAGPGDADFEFSVGSHPMMAADQLFSKGRLLPLREAPQQAGGGARPVTLREELRADERHGRVPRAPNIRWKELLGLKKAPKKQAAADAAAGTSADAHMDLGGQQGSTRD; encoded by the exons ATGTCATGTGTTAACATGTACAATCCAGAGCAGCACCAGGCCGCGCCGCCCTTCATGGCGCCGCGCATGTCCTTCTCCAGCGACTTCGCCGTGGAGCCGCCGCCCCCGGCGGCCGCGCGCGGGGGCGCGGCGGGGCCGGGGGACGCCGACTTCGAGTTCTCCGTCGGCAGCCACCCGATGATGGCCGCCGACCAGCTCTTCTCCAAGGGCCGGCTCCTGCCGCTGAGGGAGGCGCCGCAGCAGGCaggcggcggcgcgcggcccGTGACGCTGCGCGAGGAGCTGCGCGCCGACGAGCGCCACGGCCGCGTGCCCCGCGCGCCGAACATCCGGTGGAAGGAGCTGCTCGGGCTGAAGAAGGCGCCCAAGAAGCAGGCCGCCGCCGACGCCGCCGCCGGCACGTCCGCCGACGCCCATATG GATCTCGGAGGGCAGCAGGGAAGCACGAGAGACTGA